The window TAAAGGCATAATAGTTAAAGACCTCCCTGAACTTGACGCTTTTTGGCGAGTGTACACCTTAACTATTCGTGGTCCTAAATATCTCCTTCAACATGTTTTTTTGAAGTTATTAACTCCTTAACTTGTTGGACCTTAGCATTGTGCATCCACGCGCGGTCCATATAAAATTTTCATCTGATGTGGTTGTACATAGTggcaaaataaattattttttatttatttaaaattttaaaactctAATAAAATATTAGGGCCTTTACGCCATTTCAATTGCAATACAACTTAAATCCGACGAAGAATTCACCGGAAGAATCAAATGGGTCCTTTCAATTGAACTCAAATCAGttttaaatacaactacaactcTAGTGGAAGAATCGATGAAAACTCGAATCTAACTCAAATAAGTTATAAATATAACTCCGGCGAAAGAATCTGGTGGAAGAATCTAACTCAAATAAGTTTTAAGTATAACTCTGGTGGAAGAAACCGGCAAACCCACCCCAAATGGGTCTCAATCACTGTCCAAATGTGTCCCACATGCCGAGATTAACACCATTACCGCGGGTAATGTTCTCCGAAAGCACACCCAATTTTTGAGGTATTTACAAGGCATATTATGCGTAATTTATGCTGTAAGTTTAGGGAGAAATTTGTTAGTTTGCTAAAGCAAGAAAATGATGTTATATCACAAAATGAGTATGAGAATATGATGAGATAAGGAAGATGAATGGAATTAGGAACGATGACGGTGATATAGGGAttggaatttaaaaaaaaagtcatttcatcatttttattgTTTGAGATAGAATAACAGTTAACAAAAATGGTAATTTTAGACTGATGTGGCAATTACATGATATTTTCACGCGCCCAAACTCATTTGAAGTTACTTTCTTTGCCATGTAGCGCGTTAAAGAGTTAATAACTTTCAAAAAACAAGTTGAAAGTGGTATTTAGGACCTCAAATAGTTAAGGTGTACACTCGCCAAAAAACATCAAGTTCGGGGTTCTTTAAACAAGCTTCTTGGGTGTCTTCAGCAATTCTAATAAAATACGGGGCTAGATAGATCAGACATGTgatttcatttcagttttaagacAATTTTTTTGTGAACTGTTGACTCGTGCTCTTAcctgtcttcttcttcttcttcttcgaaaaCCTACTCTGTAAAAAGAACCCGAATCGTTGACCCGATTTTGATCCAAAATCCAGATCCGAAAAAATGAACGACACAGATGTCTCAAAGCAGATCCAGCAAATGGTCCGATTCATCCGCCAAGAAGCTGAAGAAAAAGCCAATGAGATTTCCGTTTCTGCTGAAGAAGTAATccctatttatttttattatacaaTATCAAATTTAATTGAATTTAATCATTTCTGTTTTTCGCAATTGTTCCAAGTCAGAATTTAATTTCAGTAACTATGAATAGCGCTGCATTCACTAATATTTGTGATAATAAAtgtaaacatatatatatatatatatatacttttcgAAATTCAATTATATATAAAGTTCGAGTCTGAAAAGTTCACTTTTCGAAAAGTGAAAACTTTCTATTTTCTGCATCTAGCATTGTTCTGAGCTAGAGGCGGATCCGAAATTTAAAATTAGAGCACTGCAGTTAccaattttaaattattttatatagTTCGAGTGTAAAAGTTGTACATGTATACTTTTCAAAGAGTTTCAACTTTCCATATATATAGTTGGAGATGAAAAGTTTAGTTATATATATAGTTCGAGTATATAAAGTTTTCAatgtactttttgaaaagttTCAAACTTTCTATTTTCTGCATCTAGCATTGTTCTGAGCCAGAGCCGGATCCTAAATTTATAATTAGTTAGTACAAATACCAGTGCTGTTAccaatttttaattattttatatagttCGAGTGTAAAAGTTGGGAATGTATACTTTTCAAAAAGTTTCGACTTTCCATACGTATAGTTGGAGTTGAAAAGTTTTACTTATATATATAGTTCAAGTCTAAATAGTTTTCACTTTTCGAAAAGTTTCAAACTTTCTATTTTCTGCATCTAGCATTGTTCTGAACCCTGAGGCGGATCCGAAATTTAAAAAATCAGTTAGTACAAATAGCAGTGCAGTTACCAATTTAAAATTATATAGATAGTTCGAGTGTAAAAGTTGTAAATTTATACTTTTCAAAAAGTTTCGACTTTCCATATATATAGTTGGAGTTGAAAagttttaattatatatatagttTAAGCTGAAAGTAGTGGTGCGTCTAAACTCACCGACATAGAGCTGGATCTGCCTATGTTCGGAGATTTATATAGGTAATTATAGAAATAATGTACAGTGGATGCGATTGTTTCTTAGGAATTCAACATCGAGAAGTTGCAGCTAGTGGAAGCGGAGAAGAAGAAGATTAGACAAGAGTTCGAGCGCAAAGAAAAACAAGTGGATGTTCGCAAAAAGATGTAATTTTGCATATTTGTTTTGGTTTGTTTTGTGTTATAATTTTGTGTTTTAGGTGAAATTGGCTTGAAGAAACAATTATTCGATTTTATGCTTGGGAATTCATATTGCTCGTCAAATGCTTCGATTTGATTTCCTGTTAGCCATCAAATGCCATTGTGCTATAACTGTGAATAGAAGATATTCAGTAGTACTGTTATTGTAACAGCAATCAAAAGCCATTGTATTATAACTATAATGCTAtcacttgattttggctgaaaaaGATTGTTTTTTTTATAACCATAAAACGATAAAAATGATTGTTTTTATTTGGTGTCTTAGCTGTATGATGTTTGATTGCAGTTTGAAGATAGATACCTTTTTCTTTTTGGTATATCCAGATTTCTGCTTGTTTTGCTCCATGCTAGGTCCGGAACATCATGGAAAAGCTTActttaaaagaaagaaaataaagctTACTAATGGCATCTTCGGGGGCTTGTGTGCTTTTTTGACATATTCCACTGTTGTATTCTGCTACAATTAATACCTTTTTTTAAAACTCCTTTCTTGCTAGTTAGAGTATAGTTCTATTTTGGAATAAGCCACATGGTTAAATTAGGTATGAAGTTGATTTCCTCACGATGTTCGTTTCTGTAGACTGTAGCAAGCTAGATCATGTTAAATTAGGTGCGAAGTTTAAGTTTAAATTGCAATTGATTTGCCAACATAACATCCTCTGTGGTTCAGCTTATCTAATTTGAATTCTATCAGCGTACATGGTCTTTAAAGTTTTTCAAAAATGTATTTCTCGCAGCGAGTACTCCATGCAACTCAATGCCTCTCGGATCAAAGTTCTTCAAGCTCAGGATGACTTGGTTAACACCATGAAGGAGGCAGCAGCAAAGGAGCTTTTACAAGTTAGCCATCATCACAACGAACTCGTAGAGATTATTCTTCCTCACCACCAAGACAGTTATAAGAAGCTTCTGCATAATCTTATTGTTCAGGTATGGTGGACGTTAATCTACACCATTTTCTCCTCCTTTTTTTTCTGGACTTCCCGAATTAAACTATGAGATCTTAGAAATTGAGCAAGAATACTTTATGGAAGGCATACTATTTAGAAAAAGACCAATATAGTCATCTGTTGATGTGGTTATATGCATCATGATATCCGAACTCTTGGGACGCCAGATTACTTCTTGTTTGGTTTCTATGGCATGTACTGTGCTTTACAAAGGAATGGCAACTTGAAAATTGTGAATCTCTCTGGCTTCAAGTTCAGACTGGATTTTGATATATtaagtctaagactagtagagtCATGTTATAGTTTTAGATACCAAAATATAATTGGATAGCGTGACAAGAAACTTTTACTGACCTTCAAGCTGGATCCTTTTAAAATTGGGGCTTGACTTAACAGAACCGAAAATTGTAGCACGCATTTTCATTGTAATATGAAGCTTGCGATTTCTTCTTTGCTAAAGCCAATATAATGACTAAGAACTAATTATTGTTTGTTATGTTTGGCTTGACTGCCCGTGGTGTCTGTATGGCTTACTGAACTTATTATTGCTTAGTCTTTAGGCATAATTCGAAACCATCTCTTTCTCTTGCAGAGTTTGCTCAGGCTTAAAGAGCCTTCTGTCCTGCTGCGTTGTCGGAAACATGACGTACACCTGGTTGAACATGTATTGGATGCAGCAAAGGAAGAGTATGCAGAGAAGGCAAATGTCCACGCACCGGAGATCATAGTTGACGACATCCACCTACCTCCGGCTCCATCACATCATAATATGCATGGTCCTTCTTGGTAAGCTGCTCTAGTTACAACCTTACTTTCATGAGGAAACCTTAAAGTACAGCCCTTTGTGCTTAAACTAGGTCCTGTCTGTTGGTTGGATTTTTTTCTTTCCTGCTTTCCTTGTTATTGCTTTTGTGAGAAATCAGCTCTTTGAAAAACCATGTAACTCCTCTTACTAATTTATCTCTATTTATCC is drawn from Nicotiana tomentosiformis chromosome 12, ASM39032v3, whole genome shotgun sequence and contains these coding sequences:
- the LOC104112061 gene encoding V-type proton ATPase subunit E-like, which gives rise to MNDTDVSKQIQQMVRFIRQEAEEKANEISVSAEEEFNIEKLQLVEAEKKKIRQEFERKEKQVDVRKKIEYSMQLNASRIKVLQAQDDLVNTMKEAAAKELLQVSHHHNELVEIILPHHQDSYKKLLHNLIVQSLLRLKEPSVLLRCRKHDVHLVEHVLDAAKEEYAEKANVHAPEIIVDDIHLPPAPSHHNMHGPSCSGGVVLASRDGKIVCENTLDARLEVVFRKKLPEIRKCLFGQVTA